Genomic DNA from Candidatus Nitrosopumilus koreensis AR1:
TATCTCCTCTTGTGTTGCTTCTCTTGAAACTTCGAGTGTTTCATAATAGTTTGGCAGCTCGTTGTTTTTTGCAGCATCTCTGAACTCTTTGTCTTTAACGGTGTTTCTTCTTTTTCCAATCTCTTCGTAATCATCTCCCCAGTCTGAATGATACTTTTCTTGTGTCTTGTCTTTTTTTGATTCCAGCTCTTCTTTGTCGTATGATGTTTTTCGTCTAAGAATAATGTCTCTAGCTAAAAACAAGAACAATCCAATTACTGCTATTGCAAATCCGCTAAACAGAATAATCTTGTCATTATCTGATACTTCAAGATCCATGTCTAGCTCTTGGGTTTGCCCGTATGAGACTTGTGCTAAAAATATCATTGTTGAAATTAAAAAGATACTTGAAATTCTCAACTCTTCTTCACTATGTTAATCTAAAATCTTCTTTTGCCGTATTTAATACTACATGTGTGATTGTGTTTTCGACATTAGGCATTGCTCCAAGATCTTTTACAAACTTGCTTAGTTCATTTCTTTCCTTAAACTTTGCAATGATTACTGTATCAGTTGAGCCGGTAATGTCATACACTCCACAGACATTTTCAAATTTGGATATCTCTTCTTCAACGTCTAAGATGTCGCTTTTTGCAATGATTTCAATTATTGCAGTAAGGGAATAGCCAAGTTTTTCATGATCAATTATTGCAGAATACCCGTGAATTATCTTTGCTTTCTCCATTTTTTTATTCTAGATAGAACCGTTACAGTTGACATTCCAAGCTTTATTGCAAGCTGTCTTGCTGATAGTCTTGCATCTACCATCAGGTTTTTGAGAATCTTCTCATCTGTATTGTCCAAATCCACACTCTCATAACGGGAAAAATTTATTTAAATTTTCACTAGATTACTGAAAATTTGTTTAATCTGTCAGGCTCGCAATCTGTTGTGTCTTTTCAAATTTAAAACAAATAGGTTGCCATATCTCTTATGGATAAAATCGATGAACTTGTTTCTCAGGGCAAGTCATTTTTGGAAGACGGGAAATACGATGATGCCTTGGGGTTTTTTGAGCAAGCACTTCTTTTGAATCAAGACAACCCTGACTTGTGGAACTACAAGGGAATCACACTTCGAAGTCTTGGAAGATACGAAGAGGCAATGGACTGCTTTAACAAATCACTGCAAATTGACCCACGTGACCGACATTCCTCTTGATTTTATGTTGACAAACAGTGAATCTATATTATTAACAAAATATTATCTGATGTGTTGAATGACACAGAAAGAATGATGGCAGAAGCCTACGAATGTGTTGAAGAGGGTGATTTTCATGATGCGCTTAATCTCTATGATCTTGTACTAGAAAAAGAGCCTTCAAACGTTAGTGCCCTAATTGACAAAGGAGTAACTTTGCAAAACATGGGCAGAATCAAACTTGCAATTCGCTCATACGATAAGGCATTATCAATATCTCCTACAAACATTGATGCTTTGCTTAACAAGGGAACTGCATTGCATTCTGATCAAAAGTATGCTGAGGCAATGGAGTGCTATGATGCAGTACTGCAAATTGACAAAAAGTGTGCAATGGCACTTGCATACAAGGGACTTTCCTTGGGTGAGACTGGAAAACTGCAAGATGCCTTGAAGCATTTCAAAAAGGCATTATCCATTGACAATGAATTTGACTTGGCAAGCATCTCAAAGGATATGGCACAAAATTTGATAAAATCAATTAAAGAAACTAAAACACAGTAACGTCGCCAGGTGCTGGTTCTCGGTTCATCTCTTTTTCGTGTGACTCGAAAAATTCTTTGTGTTCTGATTTTTGATGTTCTCTGAGTTTTTCTAAATTCTCAAACCCCTCATGACACAGATAGCATTTTGGCTTGTGTTCGTCTACTAGAGGAAGTACCATGGTATGATATCTTTGCTTGGCTACTTATTTCTTGAGCCTAACTAAGGAATATATCATGAAAGAGACGCCAGACTGTATGCTAGAGCAGTTGGCAGGCGATTCTCAGGCACTAGATCGAGCCATAGCAGGAGAAGAACTGTCCTACAAAGACGGTCTTGAGCTGATGAATTATGATAACCTGCATTTACTTGGAGCAGTAGCTGATGCCCGCAGAAAAGAACTAGTTGGAGATACTGTGACTTTTGCAGCATCCTACTACATGAACTACACAAACGTCTGTGCTGCAAGCTGCCAAATGTGTGCATTTTACAGAAAAGAAGGTGCAGAGGATGCTTACACACTAACTCCTCAAGAGATTGAGCAACGAGTTGGAATTGCAAAACAGATGGGGGCAACTGAAGTTCACATCGTTGGAGGATTTCATCCAAAACTTCCACTAGAATACTATGAAGACATGATGAGAACCATAAAGAAAAGCCATCCACAACTAAACATCAAAGCACTAACTGCTGCTGAGATTTTCTATCTATCAAAACTTACAAAAAATTCCACTAAAGAAATTTTGTCTCGTCTAAAAGATGCTGGACTGGATTCAATGCCAGGTGGTGGTGCAGAACTGTTCCATCCAGACATTAGAAAAAAAATTGTTAGAGGTAAATGTACAGGACAAGAATGGCTAGATGTAATTGAAGAGGCCCATAACATGGGAATCAAAAGCAATGTGACAATGCTTTATGGACACATTGAAAAACCTGAACACATTGTTGATCATCTAATAAAAATCCGTGAACTGCAAAAAAAGACAAATGGTTTCATCACACTTATTCCTCTAAAGTTTAGCCTTGATAACACCGAACTAGAACAAGAACACTTGGTAAACAATGAGTGCTCTTCTGTTTATGACCTGAAAGTTATTGCACTGTCTAGACTAATGCTTGCAAATACACTAAACAACATCTCTGTTTATTGGGTGGCATACGGAAAGAAACTAGCTCAGGTTGCACTATCAAATGGTGGCAGTGATTTGGTTGGAACTGCATTTTCTGAGGAGATTTATCGCGCTGCAGGAAAGGCAACCAGTTCTTCTGTTGATGAGCTTGCAACTATGGTAAAAGAGATAGGACGTGTCCCTGCGCAAAGAAATACTCACTTTGATATATTGAAGACATTTTAGTTTCGCAATTCTAAATTCTGTTGGTACCATGGCAAAGAAAAAGACATTAAAAAAAAGAGAAAACCTTCAATGTCACTGGCATTGTCCTTGCGATGATTGCAGAGCAGCTGAAGAGCAGTCTTTTTGAGAACTAGTCTAGATGTTTTTTAATAGAGTCTACCTTTTCTTGCATCTTTAGGTGCTTGTCTCTTCGTGAATCAATCTTGATTATGACTTCGACCCTGTCGATTCCTAGATTGTGAACAGTCTCACTCATCTGCTTTGTTGCCTTGTAAATGGTATCCA
This window encodes:
- a CDS encoding DnaJ domain-containing protein yields the protein MRISSIFLISTMIFLAQVSYGQTQELDMDLEVSDNDKIILFSGFAIAVIGLFLFLARDIILRRKTSYDKEELESKKDKTQEKYHSDWGDDYEEIGKRRNTVKDKEFRDAAKNNELPNYYETLEVSREATQEEIKTKFRELAKKNHPDRTKKDSEETMAKLNKAYEVLSDKESRERYDKYFVD
- a CDS encoding tetratricopeptide repeat protein is translated as MDKIDELVSQGKSFLEDGKYDDALGFFEQALLLNQDNPDLWNYKGITLRSLGRYEEAMDCFNKSLQIDPRDRHSS
- a CDS encoding tetratricopeptide repeat protein, with product MNDTERMMAEAYECVEEGDFHDALNLYDLVLEKEPSNVSALIDKGVTLQNMGRIKLAIRSYDKALSISPTNIDALLNKGTALHSDQKYAEAMECYDAVLQIDKKCAMALAYKGLSLGETGKLQDALKHFKKALSIDNEFDLASISKDMAQNLIKSIKETKTQ
- a CDS encoding radical SAM protein; protein product: MLEQLAGDSQALDRAIAGEELSYKDGLELMNYDNLHLLGAVADARRKELVGDTVTFAASYYMNYTNVCAASCQMCAFYRKEGAEDAYTLTPQEIEQRVGIAKQMGATEVHIVGGFHPKLPLEYYEDMMRTIKKSHPQLNIKALTAAEIFYLSKLTKNSTKEILSRLKDAGLDSMPGGGAELFHPDIRKKIVRGKCTGQEWLDVIEEAHNMGIKSNVTMLYGHIEKPEHIVDHLIKIRELQKKTNGFITLIPLKFSLDNTELEQEHLVNNECSSVYDLKVIALSRLMLANTLNNISVYWVAYGKKLAQVALSNGGSDLVGTAFSEEIYRAAGKATSSSVDELATMVKEIGRVPAQRNTHFDILKTF
- a CDS encoding MTH1187 family thiamine-binding protein; translated protein: MIHAEISIYPIATRTTSASFYIAKAIESIQKIENLKYEINPMGTILESDDMDTIYKATKQMSETVHNLGIDRVEVIIKIDSRRDKHLKMQEKVDSIKKHLD